A single window of Nicotiana sylvestris chromosome 5, ASM39365v2, whole genome shotgun sequence DNA harbors:
- the LOC104220111 gene encoding oxygen-evolving enhancer protein 2-2, chloroplastic, which translates to MASTQCFLHHHALSTPARTPLVRSIVPSLKPNQLLVCRAQKQSAPQEDNVNSVSVSRRLALTVLIGAAAVGSKVSPADAAYGEAANVFGKPKTDTDFQTYNGDGFKLQIPSKWNPNKEVEYPGQVLRFEDNFDATSNVIVAITPTDKKSITDFGSPEQFLSQVDYLLGRQAYSGKTDSEGGFESDAVAIANVLETSSAEVGGKPYYYLSVLTRTADGNEGGKHQLITATVNDGKLYICKAQAGDKRWFKGAKKFVENTATSFSLA; encoded by the exons ATGGCTTCCACACAATGCTTCTTGCACCATCATGCATTGTCAACTCCAGCTAGAACTCCCTTAGTAAGGAGTATTGTTCCATCACTCAAGCCTAACCAATTATTGGTGTGCCGTGCCCAAAAACAGTCTGCTCCCCAAGAAGATAATGTCAACAGCGTCTCTGTCTCTCGTAGATTGGCTCTCACAGTCCTCATTGGTGCTGCTGCCGTTGGTTCCAAGGTTTCCCCTGCTGATGCTGCTTATGGAGAAGCTG CAAATGTTTTTGGGAAGCCAAAGACAGACACGGATTTCCAGACATACAACGGAGATGGATTCAAGCTGCAAATTCCATCAAAATGGAACCCAAACAAGGAAGTAGAGTACCCTGGTCAGGTTCTTAGATTTGAAGACAACTTTGATGCCACCAGCAATGTCATTGTCGCTATCACCCCTACTGACAAGAAGTCTATCACTGACTTTGGTTCCCCTGAACAGTTCCTCTCTCAA GTGGACTATCTGCTAGGAAGACAAGCTTACTCTGGCAAAACTGATTCAGAG GGTGGATTTGAATCAGATGCAGTGGCAATTGCAAACGTATTGGAGACATCTAGTGCAGAAGTGGGAGGGAAACCGTATTACTACTTGTCTGTATTGACAAGAACTGCTGATGGAAATGAAGGTGGGAAGCACCAGTTGATCACAGCCACAGTAAATGATGGCAAACTTTATATTTGCAAAGCACAAGCTGGTGACAAGAGATGGTTCAAGGGAGCTAAAAAGTTTGTGGAGAATACTGCCACTTCTTTCAGTCTTGCTTAA